One segment of Rhipicephalus sanguineus isolate Rsan-2018 chromosome 6, BIME_Rsan_1.4, whole genome shotgun sequence DNA contains the following:
- the LOC119396382 gene encoding uncharacterized protein K02A2.6-like, with translation MLLVVVDAHSKWPEVFEMRSTTAESTIRCLTELFARFGFPETIVSDNGPQFVSKEFKHFVQAMGARHVLTAPYHPSSNGLAERFIQTLKNALRKDGTGETLQVLSLPKCVQPHRGAPSPGVATRISCCTDLQRTLPLRMEELAKLRPASSWFFLRLATHQFLPLHNRPGRLRLRHRQHQHPPRQDATPCEIVAHQIDSKLDSE, from the exons ATGCTTTTAGTAGTGGTCGACGCACATTCCAAATGGCCAGAGGTTTTCGAAATGCGCTCGACAACTGCAGAAAGCACGATTCGTTGTTTGACCGAGCTCTTCGCACGTTTTGGTTTCCCTGAAACAATTGTTTCCGATAATGGACCTCAATTTGTTTCGAAGGAGTTCAAGCACTTCGTGCAGGCAATGGGGGCACGGCACGTCCTCACGGCTCCCTACCACCCCAGCTCCAATGGGCTGGCAGAGCGTTTCATTCAGACCTTAAAGAACGCCCTCCGCAAAGACGGCACAGGAGAGACACTGCAG GTCCTGTCTCTTCCCAAGTGCGTGCAACCACACAGAGGGGCACCTTCACCTGGCGTCGCCACCAGGATCAGCTGCTGCACAGACCTGCAGAGGACGTTACCCCTACGCATGGAAGAGCTGGCGAAGCTACGACCAGCGAGTTCCTGGTTTTTCCTGAGACTGGCGACTCACCAGTTCCTCCCACTCCACAACCGTCCAGGGAGACTCCGGTTACGCCACAGGCAACACCAGCACCCGCCGAGGCAAGACGCTACCCCATGCGAAATCGTCGCCCACCAGATAGATTCCAAGCTGGACTCTGAATGA